A stretch of Rhododendron vialii isolate Sample 1 chromosome 4a, ASM3025357v1 DNA encodes these proteins:
- the LOC131323699 gene encoding uncharacterized protein LOC131323699, whose translation MSNLHHHATTMTSKRSSLRLHHHRWVSSIICSTNIPSTTAIRLVKMKRIRPTISARKRKADQISTSEVGEVGGRGRRLRQKKVVREADEEENRPEAEQQVEEDAIEAEEEARPDAQTEEEARTNAHTEAVEPEADAHTDGGST comes from the exons ATGAgcaacctccaccaccacgcCACTACCATGACAAGCAAGAGAAGCAGTCTTCGCCTTCACCACCACCGTTGGGTATCATCCATCATCTGTAGCACCAACATTCCATCCACTACCGCCATAAGACTG GTCAAAATGAAGAGGATTCGTCCTACTATTTCAGCAAGGAAGAGGAAGGCTGACCAAATTTCAACTTCAGAAGTTGGAGAAGTTGGAGGGAGAGGACGACGACTGAGGCAAAAGAAGGTTGTCCGAGAGGCCGATGAGGAGGAGAATAGGCCTGAGGCAGAGCAACAAGTGGAGGAGGATGCTAtagaggcggaggaggaggctAGACCCGATGCACAG ACAGAGGAGGAGGCCAGGACCAATGCACACACTGAGGCGGTAGAGCCAGAGGCTGATGCACACACTGACGGAGGAAGTACTTGA